From the genome of Solanum pennellii chromosome 6, SPENNV200:
TAGTTCAGGGGTGAGCACAACTAGTAGTTCAGGGGTGAGCAAAGGTTTAAGAAGAATTCTGTGCAAATTGTGATCTACAAGTGTAGAGGCCACATCAAGGTTCTGCTACAAAATTGTTGGGTATCCACCTGACTTCAAGTCTAAAAGAAAGGTTCAGGGTAGTGAGTCTGGTCAGTATGGTCAGACCCCAGGCTCATTTCTCTTATGCTCTTAACACAAATGTACAGATTTCTGAGTGGGGGAGAAAGGTTGATGAGTCTCAAATTGGTAATGGTGGTAATTATGCAACTGGATAGGTAAAGATTTACGTCATTAAGCCAAGCTGAGAAAGATGTCAAACAACTACTTCAAGGATGTATATTCATAAAAGACCAATATGATCACATACTCAAAATGTTCTAGCAAAAGTCAAATTAGCCTATGTTTGGTTGCAATGATGTTAATACTGCAGTTAAATCATTTATTGTTtctgaaaataacaaaatttggaTTGTAGATACTAGTGCTACACATCATGCGGTCTCTAACTTGGATATGATGTCTAAGGGGTCTATGACACAACTTGATGCTCCTAGTGGTAACACTACTCAAGTGACTCTTGTGGGTAATTATGATTTGTCAGCTAACAATGTTGTTACAAATATATTTTGCCTACCTGCATTCCAGCATAACCTATTGTACGTAAGTAAAATACAAAGGAACTAGGTAGTTCAGTCACCTTCTTTCctcatttttatgttttctggGAACTTTACAGTGTAAAGGTGAAGGAGGTCAGTAAAGAGGAATAAGGATTGTATTTTTTGCTACAACATACAGTTCACACATGGGGATGAAAGTAAAAAGTAGAAGTCTACATTTGTTGTTCCTAGAGTACTTTCTAACATGGAGTTTTGGCATCAAACATTAGATCATGTATCTTCTATAGTTCTTGAAAAAATCTTTGATAAAGTCTCTAATTTCTCATTTTGCCCTTGTTCTAAGCTTGCTAGGTCTGGTTTTCCTTCAAGTAGTATAAAAAGAAGTACTTGTtttgatttgattcatgttgATTTCTAGGGTCCTTATAAAACACCTATTTTTTATGGTAACAAGTACTTCCTTACAATGGTATTTTTACTTAGACGTAAGTCTGATGTGTGTATTTCTATTAAACTATTTATGCACTATGTTAGGACTCAATTAGGGAGAAATGTTTAGGTATTAAGGTCTCACAATGGGACTGATTTTGCTAATTCTGTGTGCACTGCTTTGTTCAAATAGTTGGGAATTATACACAAGAGGTCTTGTCCATATACCTTTATCAAAATGGGGTTGTTGATAGAAAACATAGACATATACTTGAAGTAAATAGGGCACACAAATTGCATGCACACATTCCATTGAAGTTTTGGGGGGCACTATGTGTTAGTTGCAGTTTATCTAATCAACAGATTACCAAGTAGTGTGATAGGTCATCAGACTACTTCTAAGAAGTTATTATATGGAATCCAACCAGGTCTATCTCATTTAAGGACATTAGGGTTCTTCTGCATTGCTAAGAATCTCACCAGACATGTCAAACTGATGGCAATATAAAGGCCAGTTCTTCATATGAGATATCCAGAAGTCTAGAAGGGATATGTTCTTTTTTATCTGACCAATAGGTCTTTTCTTTGTAAGAATACATGTCATCTTCAGGGAAAACAATCCTATTTTTACAGCAACCAGGTATCTTGACAAACAATCCTACATATGATATAGTGGGAAAACAAATTTGTAGTACTTCAATTCAAAATACAATTGTTTTACAAAGGGAGTGAACGTAGCATTATTCGTGCGATGATGATAAATGCTTGCATCTTGAGAAGTGAGTTTGTGACGATTTATGTTAGCTACACTTTATGACTTTCTCAGTTCATATTCAATAATCTTAAgtttgtttatttcaatcataaGTTCACCATTCAGTATGAATTGATAATTTCAATTAAAGGGGTCCATAATAAAGTCTTAAGCTATATTGTGAATAGGTATATATATAGAAGTCAATGTATGAATTTCCTCCGCTTGTATGGAATATTGGTCGGAGCATGACATGATATGAGCTGAGTGCATGATTCGAGTTTGAACCCTATCACAAATAAGGTTGCTAATAGAATATAGAGAAAGATTCCAAGAGTCTCTGACCATGTGTCACTAGTCCTCGTGAATTTATCTACTACTTAAAAATATAAGtagataaacataaaaaaaaattagatgttGTGATCACATATATATTGTTAGGTCAAGGGTAAAGTTGATAAACGAAAGAGGAGGAAGTCACATAGCAAAATGATATGacctattttcttttcttatactatttttaGTTGTAGCATTATTATGTATCATGTTTCATCATTAGTTAGTCACATCTAAATTGTAAGTTATTAATTCAGTCGTACCTCAGTAGGTTTGATACAAATTCTATATTTGTGTCAAAAACCCACCTAACAATTAAAATACGTTGGTCTTGATCGATTTTAAAATATAGAACCTATGAATTTAACATCTTGAATTCGACTTTGACCAAATATTTTAGTTTCCCTATCGTCCAATGATACAATCATACTAAAAGAAATAGTTTTAATCTGTACTGACATAAATTTGTTTTACGAatatactccctctgtctcaatttatgtgatagtTTTCAGAAttcgagattcaaacaagtctatctttgacagcaaattttttatatatcttttaactatttttaatttacaattattttgatttatattactttttatatggtttaaatatataaatttcattaaaaaattgaagatttgatgcacaaattttttgttaaacttAAACTACTTGACTCTCGAAAAACAAAAAGTGACACATAAATTGGTACAGAGGGAGTATAATTTTAGTTCTATTGATGGTGATTTGTGTGAAATTATGtattaggcctaactcacaccccaaaataTGGCTCAAAGGGTAGAGAATTGCACAAACCTCATTAACCACTAATGTGGgacttttttcattctttaacaatttgCCCATACACCTTGTACTTATCTTaagatatcaaaatataaattcttCTATACactaaaattatatcatatggCCATTAAAATTCTAGGAAAGTAATAAATAGGACTTGGCTAACTTCATTATGTGAAAGAAGGAGCTtacaagttatttttattttcctctcAACAAGTTACCACCCACAAATTTTTGTTCATCGATTGTATGCATATGTAGAAAGTTGTTTCTtctaaaaaagttatttgattGTCTATTAGATTGTAACGTGTATGCATATGTAGAAAGTTGTTTCttctaaaaaaagttatttgattGTCTATTAGATTGTAACATATTAACTGCTTGAACTTAAGACTGTCATGTTATTGCATTAAATTCTTTGAGctaactttttcctttttcttttgtgttgATCTATATATTTCTCAGTTCATTGAAGAATGACATTGCATCTAACTTCCAATTCTAGTTTGCATCATTTAATTTCATGGATCGCAATAAGATTATGATGAAGATAATTGAGGATCCAGTATCTCGTCAACAATTCTACTCAAAATGTAAGGATAGCATTGTTAAGAAGTCAAATGAGTTGGGGCTTTTATGTGACACAAATATTGCACTGTTAATGGTCTCTCCAAATGGTGAAGTGACCAGCTATTCTGGAGGAGAAAGGTTAATAAGAATTCTAGAATGATCTTTTTATGTTTGAACGTTCTATGTTTCGtttatgatacaaaatatgATGTGATTTCTTTTGATTGCTCAGTTTTGAGGATATTATGATCAATGCAATGAACCAATTTGATGAACTAAATCAACAGTATGTTTATTTCAATATGTCTGATTATGAATTAGACTTTGTCAATTTCATTTAACTAACTATCTcaaatgtttttgttgttgtctcaATCCACATGATTGTTGAAGATTTACTCCAAATCCAAATGAACAGGTACTAAATTTACACATCTAAGTTCTTGAAGTTTCATTTGATCTTAGCTTGACTTTGATTTTGCAGTGTTTGATGCAGATTCTCACACAATCAAAATCTGAAAGAAAAAACGATTGAAAAAATTGCTATGTATAACCCTTTACTTTTcttgagttcttttcttttgatttatttctttttttgtgtgGTAATTTTTACGTCATTGAATAATTCTTATGATTTCTGTTGGGTATTTTTACGATGCTGGTGATTGAACAACATTCTTTAGTGTCGAGGTAAGGTTTGATGCTTCCACACTAGTGTTGATTGTGTACACTTAAAAACTTTTAGACTATATCACTTTGATAATAGGGCAATATTAGAAGGGGGATCATCTTCCGTTAGTAGTTATAAGTCTATATTTATCATTACTAAAGTCTCGTAacgtgatatttttttaatgtattttcatAATAGGATCATAAGAAGAAGCTTAATGAGGTCGAACAAACACTACATGAAGCACAGGAGAAAATAAGGTTGAAAAgttcttcactctatttttagatattctaaaaaaaatatcctCTTTTATAATGATTTATTCCCTTGGATCAGGCAGTTCTTACGAACCACAAGCGGAGAATATCAACACAGTCGAAGAAGCTGATGCATATGAGCAGTATCTTCTGGGTGTTATAGGACGGATTCAACTATCCAAAGTGAGCATATCTCAAGGCTAATGCATTTTTActtctatttttcattatacACATACAAAATGGTACCAGTTGATTAGTTGAATTAAGACCAGCATGATCGTGTTGTTTACTCTTCTTACCAGGCAAAATTCTTGGATAATCAGGAATTTCTGAAGAGAAATGAAAATGTCGCGGTAAGACATTTTCTTATGGTGTCATATTTGAAAGAATACTCAACTGTTTTTCGAACATCTAGTATGTAAAGTAACTATTAacattatgatttttttctagATGGCTTCGGTCAACGCAGAGGATATAGCTCCTATAGGTAACGACTAATCTTAATATTCAAACTAGATCGTTGAATGgtatatatattagtaaatCTATACAATACCTTATAGACTTCAGTCTCAAACAAGTTGATTTGAAATCCTCACTCCTTCATTTAAACTCAGAGGAATCTATTGaatgttatttttctaaatttgtaGGAACCAGTAGGGGATGGAAGATCTGAGAGAAACATATTGGATCACAATGGAGAGGTAGCTGCAGCAGAAATTATGTTATATTAGTTTATATATTAAAACTTAGTACAATGAATAACTTGCACCAAGCAAGCAAGCAAGATTAATTATCTTGCATGTGCCTATTATCAATGTAACTTTAATAGTTCTTGTATGATATCAAAACATAGATATTGTGTTTTGGAATTGAAAACAATTTGGtttgtttgatttggtttttattttagtttgataaCTTTTGCATCCTCGtagtttataaagtttttgttaattttctaatCTTTAAATTAGAAGCTAGACATAAGAGatctgaaaaaattatttattttataaatggtCAAGAATCTAAATTTCTTGACTTAAAAACACTTCTACAAAAAGTGGACATGTTAATTATTTTAGGATTAGAATTTTTCTGTCagattttcaaactttttaaaataactagTTTTTGGACATGCGTTTTGCACGTGTATGTTAAATATAAAAGTAtactattaataaaaaaaatacatatattacaccctcattttaaaaatagtgaATTGTTGAGGTAATATGCAcattagaaataatttaacaCTATTTTTCACTTTTGCTCTTTTAGTTATTCTCAAACTCTTCTAGAAACTGCAATaattcaaagtaaaattaataaatatgaataatcaACTCTCTTGAAAATTATCACCAGAAAGTGTTAATGAGGAGAGTTTCCaataattttcttgaattttgaacaattcatctattttgaaatatatataaaaaaaaaaaaaactcaaataattcatttttaaaaaaaacgaaGGAGTGGTAAGCAATGTATTTGAgatgtaaaagaaaaatgtgtctTATTGTATAATATATCATATACAAACTCTATTATAAAGTTTTTAGTATGCATCAGTGCTAAATCTTTGAGGATTCtcatataaattttagttaaaaGACCTAAAGAACCATTATAACttacttttatattaatttcaacTCAAAAGTTTTTGTTTAAcgcaataataatttaaagtttCACTACTCATCAATTGAAGATTTATTTGAAGATATAAGCTCATTTCAGAAAGCATAAACACATAAATTTGTGGagataaaaattctaaataatgGAGAAGTTTTCCATCGAACAATCATGCCTTGTGCTCGATGCaagaaaatatgatatattGAATATCAAAAACCTAATCACATATATGTGAGGTTTATCTTTTCAAAGTTATAACTAACACTTTAATACATTTTTTGGCGTTGTAATATTAGAGAGTAAATAGTTAGACTAAACACTAAAATATATTGAACTAAAAAAAACTAgagaactttttttaaaaaaataattcacctTCAGGGTGATGGTTAGGCATGACCCTACCACGTATATTAATAACCAATAATGAAAGAT
Proteins encoded in this window:
- the LOC107022295 gene encoding agamous-like MADS-box protein AGL66; translation: MDRNKIMMKIIEDPVSRQQFYSKCKDSIVKKSNELGLLCDTNIALLMVSPNGEVTSYSGGESFEDIMINAMNQFDELNQQFTPNPNEQDHKKKLNEVEQTLHEAQEKISSYEPQAENINTVEEADAYEQYLLGVIGRIQLSKAKFLDNQEFLKRNENVAMASVNAEDIAPIGND